The Cygnus atratus isolate AKBS03 ecotype Queensland, Australia chromosome 21, CAtr_DNAZoo_HiC_assembly, whole genome shotgun sequence sequence AAGGGGGAACCCCGGGGAGCCGTGGTGCAGACACCTCTGTGCCTCTAAAAAACCCTcagagccagggcagggagggaggaagggtcCACAAAGCTGCTCGATGCCTCCGCATCCCGAGGCTTTCTGTTTGTTCAAAGGTTTGCTCCGATATTTTTGAGCCATCCTCTACCGCTGATGTGGAACACCTCATCCGTGCCCTCCCTGCGTTTCCACTATAAATTCGCTGCTTCTCCTTCAGTGCAGAAAGTAGTAAACGGATTTACAAGCTTCTCTTCTTGTCCTCAGCCACTGACTTCACTTTGAACTGTTATAAATGGCCAAAGCGTGCGAGGCAGAGGGAGATGGATTGATTTCAGATTTGCATTTTCGCCCTTCCCTCTGCAGACGCGCTCCTCCAGGAGGAGGCTCCGGCTCTCGCCTCCCCGTTGtggctgctccttccctggCGTTGCGGGGCCGTTACCTTTGATGGCACGTTTCAATGTGCTTTTctaaaggcagagaaaaaaatagtgacgGAAACGggaaaatttccatttcaagCACCGTTCCTGCTTCCACCCCCTTTTCCCCTCAGCATTCGATGTCTTCAAAGCGCTGCAGAAAATGGAGGAACGAATCCTGCCCGGCTCGCTGCTCCGTGGTGCCCACCCGGGACAGGTGAGCGATGGGGAGGTGATAAACCCGAGGTCCCAGCACAGGTCCATGAGGATCAGCACCCACGTGGGAATGCAGCCCTGCTCTCAACATCCACCTTTACCCCGTGCCACCGGACAAGAGGCTGCCAGGTTTTGTTAATTAATAAAGAAGTCGCCTTCCTATGGAcaggcacctctcctgctcAGGCTGGAGATGGGTTCAGGCTGCAGGTACCTCGCACCACCCGCTCTCCGGGTTTTGATGCAACAGTGCACTTTTTAGCCCCAAATTCAGCTGTTCTCACTGCCAGTGGCTTTATAGCCCGAAGAGAAGCCACAATGTGCATCTTTCAGTCACTGCTTATTGCAGCAGACAGGAGCAGAACCTGACAGCAAAGCACAAACCCCCCAGGCAAGGACTTATCTGAGGAATTGCAGCAAAAGGGACCGGTCTTTGCAGCCTAGGAGCTTTTCTTCCCCGGCTGGTGTTCGCAGACCCGCATCAATGAGacaaattaaaactaaaatagcGTGGAGGTAGGAGCGCAGCCTGGAACCTGCCTCCACAAGAGGCTCTGCTCAGTGAGCAGGATTTGTCACCTACCCACCAAGGCACTGGCTTGGGAGCTTTGGCAcacactgctttttgtttggtatctgtttggttttgcaCAAAACTCACAATAATGCCAACCTTGCCCCGTGTGCAGTAGGCTTCTGACACAGAAATCCccagcacattgtgcaggacCAAGGCAGGGCTGCGTTTGCACATCCTCCAGGCACCGCCTCAGACACCGCCGGGACTCTGGTCAcagtgagaaggaagaaaaaggcgACACAAATGTCTCAACTGCATCTTGGTTTAATATCCGCATAGTCAGCTGAATAAGCAGCGTCAGCCCTCATTTTTCAGCACCTGCTTAATGCGATATATATTATTCAAGACCCTTCTGCAAAGTTTCGGGGAGATAGGACAAGCACGTACAACGAGGCACGGATGatgcccacagccagcagccgAGGCACATCGGCACCTGGACGTACGAAGTTCTCCGTGCCCTTTGCTTCGAGTAATTTAGCTGCTGCAGGCCCTTGGTGCCTCGCTGAGCGACGCTGTTCATGGGCATGTTGTAAGCAAAGCAGGAGTCAGCTGGTGGGTTTGGATGAGCTGTAGGCTTAAAACCCATCATAAAACACACACTATGGAAAAGAGACCCAACAACAGGGGTGTGAGTGGGTTTTGTGGGCTGAGGGCGTCAGGCAACTCCTGTGCTGCAGTTAAGTGCACACAAAATCCCCGTTCCTGTCCCTCTGCCCATGCACGTCTTGTTCTGGGTCACCCTGAAACCAAGACATTCAGCAATGTGGAAcatcagcaaagaaaatgttttgtctggCAGGAAGTGTTTGGTTTCcttgttagtttgttttgaaagctttcttaaggagttttcaaaagcaacatcccttcaaaataaacaaagttaGGGCAAGCGTTTTGTTCTCAAAaggctgaaacaaaacacaccagcacggaaataatattttgagcTCAAAGCATTTTTGCCAAGTTCGTAACCAGTTCCAGGTGGGCAGAGAGGAGCTCTGCCATCCGCCGCTGCCGGTAGGAGCTGAGCCGCCCAAAGGGCAGCAGCGGGCAGGGAAGGAGCCCTTGCTCCCCAAAagcccctctctgggcagcaCAGAGTGACACGGGGTGACACAGCCCTCGTGGGGCAGAGACACCATGCAGAGCCCTCGTCTTCTTGTGAAAGGCACCAGCCCGGGTGCTCCCGTGGGTGCTGTCAGCGGGCAGGCTGCATCCCCACTGTGGGACTCCCCAGCCTCTTTGGGTGGCTGGGATGTAACGAGGTGTGTCTCGTTTTCTTCCCCGTACCTTCAGCCCGTAAATGCCAACCTGGATCATTAAATGAGTTTCTAGACAGAGCTGAACCTGTGCATTGTATTAGAGGCAGGAGATTTTCCCCACAGGCACACTACAAAAATGAGTCCGGCACGAGGAGGTGACCAGGACCTGgtgctttccttccttgcagTCCCCACTTGCTCAGAGAGGAGCGCGGGCAGGAAGGCTCCTCGCATTTTGTTCTCACAGCCACCCCCAGCTTGCCTCTACAAGGAAATCATTCTGCCCAGCGATACAAAGAGAGCAGTGACGAACGCTTCGGAGGGAGCGGTGGGACCGAGCCGGTGCCTGGCACGGTTCTTTAAACCCTGCTGTGAAAGGGAGCACGAGGCTGCAgcccgagctgctgctgcagggcaggcagggctggccgGCTGCCCACTGGGATCCTCTCCCCGCATCCACCAGCCGCCCACGACCGGCATGCAGGGTGAGCCGAACACCCTCCTGAAGGGGAAAAAGTGGCCGCTGTGCTCCCatcacctgctcctgctgctccttcgCGCTGCAGCGGGGCTTCTCCCGCAGCCGCCGGCTGGCAAGGATGCTGAAACGCGTCTCTGTGGCTGCTGACACACATCTCTGTGCCTGcgagctcctgcagctcctgcacgcAGCCAGAAAGACGTGGCAGGGCTGGCCGAGGTCCCTTAATGGGGACACCGGAGGGCACGGCGCAGGCAGCGCTTGCCACAGGCTCCCCTGGTATGCTCGGGCTGCAGCTGGATGTACAGGATGAGACAGGGACAGCATTGCGTGAGGGCCCGCCAGGTGCAagcagcaagcaaaaaaaaaaaaaaaacattcaccCATGCTAGAGGTGGTAAAATCACAGTGAGTCTCAGGATTTCACTGAGCCAAGCAGCTCCTGCGGGGAGCGAGATCGATGCGCTGCTCAattgcagttttgtttctttttgaaatcaATTGTCTGGGAGGAAAATCTCTCTGACATTTTGGAATGGCACAAAAATTGGGGAGTAAAAGTGACTGGGATGAAGCAGGGGCACTGGGCAATCCAGAGCATCACCCCGGCCAGCACCATGTCCTTGGGCCCCGAGGAAATGcttgaagctgcaacagggaAGGGTCAGGCTGGGCGTTATGGAACGGTTCCTCACCCAGGGGATGGCTGGGCACCAGCactggctccccagggcagtgggcacagcaccgagcctgccagagttcaagaagcctTTGTACAACGCTCTCAGatacatggtctgattttttggctGGTGCTTTAGGGAcgcaggagttggacttgatgagcTTTGTGCGTCCCTTccatattctgtgattttgtgtgtCATGGACATGTGTAAAGCCAGTGACatcccctgctgtccccaccagGCAGGGGATCGGGCAgtcagcacccagcagcagctgcaccagAAGCGACGCTGTGATTTCTGGATGAATTTAGAtgctgagcaggagcaggaaggtTACAGCAGCGCTGCTGGGCCTGAcgctggtgctgcagctggcaggtAGGGCCCTGTTCTGACGCTACAAAACTGGAAAATCAGTAACCAGAGGAGCAGAAGCCATGCCTGGCTCTAACAGCTTCTATTTCTGAGCGTTGTGCTGGCTCCCTAGAGGGGCTAATGTCTAGGGAGAAAGCCAACCCTTAACGCATTTGGCCTCTCGACAATTAAGAGCAGGATGGCACCGTTCCCTCCTGCCCAAACGAGCTCTTTGAGATGGGGCCAGTACAAGAGCCAAAAGTCAAGATATTGGTGGGAAACGAACACTAAGAGCAGGCTGGGCTACAGGGCCAAGCAGCTACCTCCAGGAACCTGGAAACAGAGCCAGCGGGTAACGGGAGAGCTCTCCCTCTCCAGTCCTTTGCATCACTCCATTATGTATCCTGTTACCTGAATAGCTCCCCGAAGTGCCAcctgcctctcctctctgctcatCAGTcatctcctctgcctgcttctcgcttcagctctgcttttaaGGCTGCCTGCTATTCTCAGAATAGCCTCCCAATCCATGTTTGCTAAGCTGACACCTCCTTCTACTCCAAAGAGTGCCAGCCCTGCAAATTATTACAGTAATAAAGACACTGGCTGTGCTACATTTGCACTCCGGTATAAAGCACAGCCTTTCGAGCAGCAGCTCCGTGGGGACAGCGCAGAGAGGTGAGGAGCTGTGCAGCAGGACTCGAGCCCTGATTAAGGAGCAGACACAGCTCTCCGCCTCTCCAGCGCCGTGGGTTTAGGTTTTGATTTTCTGCAATCACATCGTGTTCCCTGTTCGTTTATTCCCCTCACTCCAAACGCGCACACGAAATTACTGATCGTTCCCGTTCCTCTAACGCACTTTACATTCTTATCTACAAACCAGGGCCCCGCATTTCAGCACTTACCTATTCcagtctcttttcttcctttgcgAGGAACTCCTTTCAACACTGCAGCCTCATTAGGTGGAGCCTGAATTGTCTGCAGCTGGAAGCACCTCTCTGATCTGGCCCAAATACTCTCTATGATTTCACTCGAAAGCTTTACATAGCTCTGGTTTGATGGGACGGGGTGAGCACAGCCCCTGACACCGTGGGACGGTGTTGCTGGTGCAGGCAGGCACGTACAACTCGACAGCATCTGACTGAACAGCTTCTGGCTTCAGAACCTGACTGATTTTCTTCTAACCTTGCCATTTTACGTGCAAATTTTGTGAGTCTATAACTGTACCCGTAGCAGCTCTCCATCACACACCGACAACAAGGTGTGAATGATAATGAATTATTATTACCTGGGCTTCGCTAACAGAAGGCTTTTTGTCAGAGCTGGGACCAACCTATTCACCTGTAGAGAGGATTCCAGCTCGGTGAactccctctctttttccccccagtttgTAACCTCACACCAGGACACCAGTCCTGGTGCCAGCCCCTGCTGGTGCACGGCCCCGTGTCACAGCCAGGCAGGGCTTTGTCACCTTAGAGCGGCCGGTGATCTGCtttccagctccttcctgcGCTTCTTCTGCTTACTAAAAGAAAATCTCCAGGTGTGAACACAGACTTACCCGCCCAggtaaggtgggttgagaatTCAGCCTTCACTTGCTGAAGCACCACGTGAAAACCAACCGTGGCTCTTGCTTCCTGACACAGTTCTgctaaaaaaaagctttccaaacCATTTTGCATACATTACAGGCCTGCCtctttgacagaagaaaaatcccttgATAGGATTTGTGTGTAATTAGCTGGTTTATTCATTTAACAGGTCTAATTCAGAGATCAGCTATGTGTGAAAAGTGCACCAGGTTTCAAATCTGCACGGAGTGCAACCAGCTTACGCCAATGCCTCATGAAAGGACAAATTTGTGCAAGAGGAAGCATTTACCACGCGCTGAGTTGGGGCTGGTAAATTTGGTATTTATAGCAAAGCTCTTCTTAAGAAGGGCTTGACAGAGGAGATAAATCTCATAAGGAGCAGCAGTTGCCAGCTGCCCAACAAAGCAGGAATGGTTTCATTGCACCAGTTATTGTCTTTACAGGGAGGTTTGTTCCAGCAGCCAGCTGTGCCTGCATTTACTTTCAGACCCCATCtgctgagctggctgcagggccgggGAGCCGAAGCCACGCCTGGGGGCTGAATTCACCTCACCCCGACGGGTGCTGGTCCATTTTGGTCCATTTGGATGCTGCAAAACACAGCGCTGGCTCCAAACAAACACAGCCTGGGCCGGGGGAGTTCCACATAACTCCACTGAATGCCCGTGTATGAAGAGGGCCGTGGGCCACTGTCCCTGAGATTGGCTTTAGCCTTTTGCACAGGGGCTACTCGCATCAGAAATACACTGCGGCATATATGACCTgttattttcctccctctgtaGATCCAGTTAGAGCAGATGCCAAAACCTCTCTGCCCCTGTGAGGGGTGTTTGGCAGTCTGGGTGATGCACTTTCCCCAGTCTTTTTATGAGACGAGGTATTATAGAAATGCCAACAACAGCTGAGCCTTTCTAGTTCAAACACATCCATCAAGGGAGACCACAGAAGCCAGGCGTCCCCGTGAACAGGGCCCTGTGTGCTGAAGCCTTTCACAGCTATTGCTCATGCTAGCAtgaggcagccccagcacctcccagggGCTCACAGCCTCTCTTGTGGCTTCACTCCTCCCAGGGCACGATCCCACCTCAACCTCCGACGCACAGATTTATTTAGGGATACAACTCAGTCCTCACGCTACTCTGTTATagcattatattttttaaatagggaCTTTTgaagtaaagttttttttttttcagtctaaaactgaagattttattaaaatccAATTTTTAAAGCACACCCTGCAGCATCACCGGCTTTAATTTCCTGCTTACTGATTTTAGACCATAGCAGATACAAAATCGATTTACAATGCAAGGAACCATTGCAACACAGGCAACAGCCACAGCGGGGCACTGCTGTGCTCCTCACACTACAAATTTCCAGCCATGGGTATTTTAATCTCCTGGAATCGAACGACTAGCAGAACAGCCACTGAAGTGAATCAGGAATTCATCTTTTTCTCACAAAGCAGCCATtacgggggaaaaaaaccaTAAGCAGTAGGAATTGGCTTAAACCACCCCTCCCTCAATTGTGCAATAATTCGTTTTTCCCTGCTTGGCAAGCATCTAACATCACGCCTCTGCTCCCTTTTAGATGATGCTGCTCTGACAGCAACCCCACAGTGCTGGAGGCAGAACCCTGAACGTGGCTCCTGCTGGTCCCCAGGCCAAGGCGTTCTTCTTTCCTCACCTTCAAGAGCATCAGCACTGACCAGGAACGAGCTGCTTTGCACTTACTGCCTTCCCTTCCTAGCAGAGCTGCAACCTGAACAGAATAAAGGCTTTTGGAAAAACAAGTATTTGCTCATATGCCTTTTGTTTATGGCCATCTGTTCTCACACAGCTGGAAAGCCCCTGAAGTCTCTTCTTCCCCCTCTGTGAAATACAGTACCTGGTTACTAATAGGGCAAAAATTAAGTGCAGCTATCAGAGCAACTTTCAATTACACCTTGTATTAGAGTGCTATTAGTGAtgataaaacaaacacagcagtttttaattacggttttggttttaattcaaTATGGCATCCCACTCGTACCAGGGTTCCCTGCGCTGTTACATAAAAGTCTCTGAAAAATATCACAACCTCCTAGAATCGCTGTTACAACAGATTGCAGGGGCTTCCCCTGAGTTTCCTCTTCCGAGCACAAGGGTTTGGGAGCAGTACTGTCCCACAGCTCACATCCTGTTGAAGTACACCATATAGCAGCAGCAGATCAAGATGGAGGCTGCAAATTACCTTCAAGATGGTTAACTGTCAGCTTCTTGCTATACACCAAGGCCAGcactgtcccccccccccgccccagtaATGCTATAGAGACAGAGCAGACATCTGCAATGGTCTACGATAAACATTGATCACAGCACTCGCCCAGACACAGCTTACCTTTGCTGAATTAAGGAGGCCCTGAgcttctctcttccctcaggGATTGTAACTGATCTCATAGTTCAAAACCTATGTCTCATCCCAGcttcacacaaacaaaacatcctTGAAGGCCACTTTTTGATTGCAGGCACATACTTACAGCTaattatttgtgtatttgtcACAAAGCAATTTAAGTCCACCCCCAAACCACAGTGATTAGTCCAACTCTCACTCTGCTGCCTGAAACAGGACACGCTTATGCAGACACAGGTACCCCTCCTCCTCACTCTCCCCCAAAGCAACTCAAAGCCACACTTCGTTGGGTTGtttgatgctttttatttatcaCATGTAAAAACACTACTATCTCTGTTTGTAGGTACCTCTTGCTGTCCTGCAAGTCAAACAGCTCCAAACATCAAAGACCAGACAGGCAGAGAAGGGAATTGCTTATGCCCAGTGTCAACGGGTCATGGTTCCGGAGCATGTTTAACACAAAACCTCACTGGGATTGTTCCACAAAAGCAGATTGTTACAAGTAACAGATCAGAGCTGGTGGAAACACTAGGTGAAGGAGTCATCTAGGGAGGGAGAGGACCTGCAAACTCgtctttttccttcagctgcccTCATCTTTCTAATACAGGAATTGTGATCTAAGTAGGTGACTAGTGCTTTAAACCAGAACAGGGGTGTCAGATCCACGCAGCTTAGTTGATACGAGGGTTCCTGAAGTTTCTTCCAGCAAAGCGGGCCTTGCTGCCAAGCTCCTCTTCAATTCTGaagacaaaggaagaaaatgctgagtGAGCAGAACTGCATTGGCACAGCCACTGACCTTACACCAAACCACCTGACCTAACAGGTACTGAGGGTACCATCAGGGTCACCAGTCAGTTTCCCCAAGCAACTTGAACGGTCGCATATTTAGCTGCCCTGGTCAGTAACCCTCATCTTACCCAACTCTGCTcaaacatttgaaatgcttgCCCAAGGCAACTGCATCATGCAGTCAGAAGGACAACTTCACAGAGACAACGTCACTGAACACTGTGTGAGGCTCCCCTTTTGTGTCTCCATTATGACCATAACCCCTTCAACTCATTCATCCCACTGCCAGCTCTGCAAGCAGGGCACCAGCCCAAAAGCATTTCTACTAGCGTCAGTTTGTCCTTAAGCTGCACAGAAGAGCAAGCTGTGCCCTGAATGCATTAGTGGAGCATCCATTTTATGTCAGACCCAGCCTGTATCCCTTTTCCCATCTCAAGTCTCACCTCAGCAGCTGGTTGTACTTGGCTAGGCGCTCAGATCGGCAGGGGGCACCAGTTTTGATCTGGAAGGGAAATCAGAAGGCTGGTCAGGAACTATAGCAGAAGTAAGGCCATGAATGCAACTACAAAACTACTCTATTTGGAGTAATAAGCGCAATTACAAGCTTGACTTCAGCACCAAGCTTTGAATACCCGTACACTCAAACATGATAGTGCTCAGGAGCAATAAGGAATGTTCACTTTGGAACAGCTTCCGTATCAAATCCTGACATACCCAATGGAGTTCACTTTCAGAAGTTTAATTGATGGCTAAAGGTGAGTTTACACAAGATAACATGCTCCCATGTCACAGTCCCATTAGACAGATCAGCTTCCTGTACGTACGAGCAGGAAGCCTTCATGCCTTAAGTCACAGCAGACCCCACCTGCTATGCCTCATGGCACTGTCTAATCAGACAAGGAAGCAAACTACAGCAGGTACAGACACCAACCTGACCAGTGCAGAGACCGACCACCAGGTCAGCAATGAAGGTATCTTCTGTTTCTCCAGAGCGGTGACTCACCATCACGCCCCAGCCATTGGACTGGGCAAGCttgcagctggaagagagaCAGGCAAAGCGTCACACCACCCTATTTGCATTACGACCTTCGCTCTAATGCTGCTGCCAAGTGCCAGGTCTTCTCTGCTTTGGCAAGACAGAACTGCCCTTTGGTATGTCAGGGCTAGGATCACGTGAAAACAGTGATAACAAGCTGCTTTTACGCATGCTTATGCAGTGTTCGATGCGCCTATATGACTTCAAGGCCATGAAGGTACAGGTTTGCTTGCCAATAGCCTGTGAGTTAACTTTTAGTCCCCTCACAAATGTCCAATCAGATTTCTATTGCACTGTTCTCTATGTTCATCCCCCTCAATTACACAGTCCCGCTCTCATGCACTAAAGGATCCCCCTCCGTGACATGGCTAAGAAGGGAGAACAACTTACGCTTGTAGGGACTCTGTTACAGATCCGATCTGGTTGACCTTGAGGAGGAGGCAGTTGCAGGATTTCTCCTCCACAGCCTTGGCAATACGCTTCGGGTTGGTCACAGTCAGATCATCACCAACCACTTGGATGCCAACGCTGCCAGTGAACTTCTTCCAGGCAGCCCAGTCATCCTGGTCAAATGGATCCTCGATGGACACCACTGGAGGAAGACAGAAGGAGATTTAACAAAATACCACCATGAAAGTTCAGGCCTGCAGCACATTGCTAACCCTGCTTTCAAACAAGCATTACCCACCCCAAAAAACGTAGCTACAACTCCTAGAAAGCTGGTTTGTTCTGCTTGTGACCTGCAGACAAGGGAGGCTGCATCCTAACTTTTTTCAATCAACCCCTATTTCTCCACAActtttttgcttccttgttGAAGGACTTACCTGGGTAGTTCTTCACAAAGCCCTTGTACAGGTCAGCCAGCTGGTCAGGAGAAATGTATCTGCTGGGATCATCGGGGGATTTGAAGTCCAGGTCGTACTTTCCATCACGGTAGAACTCTGAGGCAGCCACATCCATGCCAATGACAACCTTGTCAGAGTAGCCAGCCTTACCGATGGCAGTCTtcagcagctccagggctgAAACACAGTTAGGCACCGGTGAGTTCCTGCTGAACACCTCAACACGAAGCTAATCAGTTGCCAACAACAGTACATTCACTTGGCCAGGGATCTCCATTACCCCCTATAGGAAGCCCAAAGGCCACACAAAATGTTAACGCTCCAGCTTCTGTACTAATTTAAACAGTCTACTACTTCAATACTGCTTTTGGATTGTAATACCCCTGAGACACCTCTACGGCATTTCTGATCTCTTCAGGCAGGACTACAGGTCAGCCAGCAAGCTTGAGACAAGGTGATACTACAGCTTCTTGCTGCTTTATGAACACGGGCAGGAAAGTGACCACACATGAATCCCTTTCAGCTCCAGATCAGGTGCTGACCATGACAGAAGTGAGCACCCAAATCCTGACATGCAATGAGATACAACCTGCTACTGCACGGGGCACCCTCTCTTTGCCTCTCCCTGTTCTCCTCTTGCACATTTATTTAGAGAAGAGGGAATTTAACTACTCAGTAGGAGTCTTGGGATATTACCCACTATGCTACTGTTTGGCAGAGTCCGAACAAGGAAACTCGGTACGTTCACTGCCAGGAAGACTCCCTCAAGCATCCTTGACTCCAAGCCAACCAGCCAGGTCAGCCAGGCTATTTACAGTAGGAAGCTTAcataaagtgttttttaaagatgctcGTGTTGTACAAACTGCAAGAGCAGCTGCTACCAACAACGCAGATTCCTTGGACTGTAATAGTCACCCAAGGTCATCTCCGTTGATGTCTCAGGGTACAGACCTAGCAAAATCTGCATTTAACCGTGCGATACAGGGAACACGTGGATTTCCACTGCTGGCTCATTATCGGAAAAGATATTAGCCTCAGTATCAGAAAAGGCAGCTACAGTTCAGAGGCCAACTTCAACAATACTGTAACTAGCTACTTTCAAGGATGCAAGCAACTTGAGTTTAGCACTGTACTGGCTTATTACCAGCTCCATTTCTGCACAAAAAGGCCATAAAACAGCCCTTCTGGGTACACATCATTTTTGTAGGAACAAGCATTTCACTTCCCACAAGACAGACTGtgccccccccttcccctgcagccttcTGAACAGAACTGTTGGGCTGTGCAGACAGCAACTGCCTCTGTGTCCCAGGTTGGCCCACACGCACTCCCACACATCAGCAGGCACAGTTCaaactgttttcctcctttgtcagcagaaaaataagtcCACTAAACTTCGACCGCTGACTTCTAGGAAGCCCAAGATGCACAGACATGCCCAGACCACCCCTTTAACTGGCAGGTGGTAAGATTCCCTCAGAGTGGTACAGAAGCAAAGTACTGATGAGGCACTGAAGTGAAAGCTATCCTGTCAAGCTACATAAATTGATTTCAAGGAGAGTAGCTCTACACTGCACCGCATCACAACAGGATCTTAGAAAGCTTGTCAGGACAGAAGCAGAGCAAAGAAACAGGCGATCAGTTATACCTCCCACCCCACCAAGcttatttttaccttctttattttcaaggatGTTGGGGGCAAAGCCACCCTCGTCACCCACGTTGGTTGCATCCTTCCCATACTTCTCCTTGATGACGTTCTTTAGGTTGTGATAGACCTCTGCACCAATGCGCATCGCCTCCTTGAAGCTGTCAGCACCCACAGGGAGGATCATGAACTCCTGCATAGCCAGCTTATTGCCAGCATGGGAGCCGCCGTTGATCACGTTGAAAGCCTTGGAGTAACCAGAAAGAGAAGTGCTTCAGTGTAGGTGGACAACAGCAAGAGACGCTCCACTATCAAGAAAGCTTGATCCAAGACCAGGAGACATTGTGAAGCACCTGGCCGGATCAAGCCTTTAGCTAGCCTTATCAGGAGACTTACAGGAACAGGCAGGATGACTTCTGGGTTTCCAGCGAGGTCAGCAATGTGACGGTACAAGGGGACGCCCttctcagcagcaccagctttGCATACAGCCAGAGATACACCCAAGATGGCATTGGCACCAAATTTAGCTGAAATAGGAACAAATTGtttaca is a genomic window containing:
- the ENO1 gene encoding alpha-enolase, translated to MSILKIHAREIFDSRGNPTVEVDLYTNKGLFRAAVPSGASTGIYEALELRDNDKTRYMGKGVSKAVEHVNKTIAPALISKNVNVVEQEKIDKLMLDMDGSENKSKFGANAILGVSLAVCKAGAAEKGVPLYRHIADLAGNPEVILPVPAFNVINGGSHAGNKLAMQEFMILPVGADSFKEAMRIGAEVYHNLKNVIKEKYGKDATNVGDEGGFAPNILENKEALELLKTAIGKAGYSDKVVIGMDVAASEFYRDGKYDLDFKSPDDPSRYISPDQLADLYKGFVKNYPVVSIEDPFDQDDWAAWKKFTGSVGIQVVGDDLTVTNPKRIAKAVEEKSCNCLLLKVNQIGSVTESLQACKLAQSNGWGVMVSHRSGETEDTFIADLVVGLCTGQIKTGAPCRSERLAKYNQLLRIEEELGSKARFAGRNFRNPRIN